One window from the genome of Echinicola vietnamensis DSM 17526 encodes:
- a CDS encoding IS4 family transposase, with product MGKSSNFSGQPIFNQLIKFIDKGEVREIARRHNAERYVKKFTTYNHLIVMLFVAFEGYHSIRETLVGLLANAHRLAHLGLNYVVRRSTLSEANKRRVSDVFADIYMSVYQRHGDSLTDSRLKDADMKRLYIMDSTTISLFKDILKGVGRNPKTGKKKGGIKAHTIIRASDHVPYLVRYSAAVRHDHTFLDEVFNLPGGSIITFDKGYVDYGKYEVLTESGIWYVTRLKDNAVYQARKEFNIPDQADSGVLKDEEIILRYGKNKQQEHRSRRIAYWDSKSERLFEFITNNFEMAAEKIALIYKRRWQIELLFKQLKQNFPLKYFLGDNENAIEIQIWSAMLANLLLTLIKSQVKRKWAFSNLVSLVRQQLMNYISLYRFLEDPEGSWRAIIQEDILKNQNTLFPEMRGACS from the coding sequence ATGGGCAAAAGTAGTAATTTTAGCGGACAGCCGATATTCAATCAGTTAATAAAGTTCATTGACAAGGGGGAGGTAAGGGAGATAGCCCGCAGGCATAATGCGGAGCGTTATGTGAAGAAGTTCACGACTTATAACCACTTGATAGTAATGCTGTTTGTAGCATTTGAGGGCTATCATTCCATTCGTGAGACACTTGTCGGTTTGTTGGCCAATGCCCATAGATTGGCCCATTTGGGTCTGAACTATGTGGTAAGGCGGAGTACGTTATCAGAAGCCAACAAACGACGTGTGAGCGATGTGTTCGCCGATATATACATGAGTGTGTACCAAAGGCATGGTGACAGTTTAACGGACAGCCGGTTGAAGGATGCTGATATGAAGAGGCTCTATATTATGGATTCTACCACCATTAGTCTGTTCAAGGATATTCTCAAGGGAGTAGGCAGGAACCCTAAAACGGGCAAAAAGAAAGGAGGTATTAAGGCCCACACCATCATCAGGGCGAGTGACCATGTTCCTTATCTTGTCCGTTACAGTGCGGCTGTCCGACATGACCATACCTTCCTGGATGAGGTTTTCAACCTGCCCGGGGGCTCTATCATCACTTTTGATAAGGGATATGTGGATTATGGAAAATATGAGGTCCTGACCGAAAGCGGGATATGGTATGTGACCAGGTTAAAAGACAATGCTGTCTATCAGGCCCGAAAGGAGTTTAATATTCCTGATCAGGCAGATTCCGGAGTACTCAAGGATGAAGAAATCATCTTACGATATGGCAAGAACAAGCAACAGGAGCACCGTTCCAGGAGAATAGCCTATTGGGACAGCAAAAGTGAACGCCTGTTTGAGTTCATTACCAATAATTTTGAGATGGCAGCAGAGAAGATAGCACTCATCTATAAAAGACGCTGGCAGATAGAGCTATTATTCAAACAGCTTAAGCAGAACTTCCCTTTAAAGTACTTCTTGGGCGACAATGAAAATGCCATAGAAATACAGATATGGTCGGCCATGTTGGCCAATCTCCTTTTGACCTTGATCAAAAGCCAGGTCAAAAGGAAATGGGCTTTCTCCAACTTGGTATCCCTGGTCAGACAGCAATTAATGAATTATATCAGCTTGTATAGGTTCCTGGAGGATCCGGAAGGAAGCTGGAGAGCCATCATACAAGAAGATATTTTGAAAAATCAAAACACACTGTTCCCTGAGATGAGGGGGGCTTGCTCCTGA
- the smc gene encoding chromosome segregation protein SMC — MQLTKLEIKGFKSFGDKVTIHFDKGITGIVGPNGCGKSNVVDAIRWVLGEQKTRMLRSDKMENVIFNGTKNRKPTNMAEVSLTFENTKNLLPTEYTHVTITRRYYRSGDSEYLLNGIACRLKDINNLFMDTGIQSNSYAIIELKMIDELLNDKNNSRRDLFEEAAGISKFKTRKKETLKKLDDTDADLDRVEDLLYEIEKNLKSLEKQAKQAAKYFEIKKSYKASSIALAKKSVKTHTDNLINTNEKITAENDRKLQINNEITTKEAELEKFKSDLIHKEKLLSTRQKTLNEHVNKIRQFESEKKIKNERLRFLEDRALKLREQIDQDRKSNDRAGFSIRSLEQEKEVAEKLLAEKELTVQGLKEEYEEQKSAHAIQQERQKVLSKDYASRKDTIYQLSKELEIKQIQLSSLKQELEKTASDDDSQEANLASFEERMVLLKDELDAKTDQLQRLKSQEEDQNQKIEDANRTIELIREEVTQLGRKLDAKQNEFNLTKSLVENLEGFPEAIKFLKKKSSWGKDTPLLSDILTTSENYRVAIENYLESYMNYYVVETEAQAIAAVNLLSDAARGKANFFVLEHFERFRPAQNKLFANAIAATEIIEFDEKYSKLISYILDDVYIVRGEITDIPQDNDAIFITESGKFTKRKFSISGGSVGLFEGKRIGRAKNLEKLEVEIKELHKKVSAARSNLDKNVSDLMKLKEVSYKKDIENLQSEISEVNQQYISIKTKKEQLAEMLSTNANKREDILEKIESLSAEVDEIGPKLQEAKDGFDGMEEELEIMNDHLLQEEESLAVRSSNYNQENIQYHQHLNKVNSLEQEISFKKTAFENSKDRIEKSQGELSSIDQEIKGLLDNNEIKDDELIELYTEKEAIETGVTEAEKNYYASRGDIDEMEKGIRAISKQKEGIDTIIMELQNALNEIKLKLSSMKERLSVEFEIDLDALMEEDPEVDEAYQEKSTEQIREEVSKAKQKLEKIGPINPMAMEAYDEIKERHVFITSQKEDLTKAKNSLMDTIKEIDTVAKETFLEAFEQIKTNFIKVFRSLFTAEDDCDLKLTDPDNPLESTIEIMAKPKGKRPLTINQLSGGEKTLTATSLLFSIYLLKPAPFCIFDEVDAPLDDANIDKFNQIIQKFSHESQFIIVTHNKRTMASTDIIYGITMIEAGVSRVVPVDLRELEDIIED, encoded by the coding sequence ATGCAGCTGACCAAGCTTGAGATCAAGGGTTTTAAGAGTTTTGGGGACAAAGTCACCATCCATTTTGACAAAGGCATTACCGGTATCGTAGGGCCTAACGGCTGTGGTAAGTCCAATGTCGTGGATGCCATCCGCTGGGTCCTGGGAGAACAAAAAACCAGGATGCTGCGCTCTGACAAAATGGAAAATGTAATCTTTAACGGCACCAAAAACCGCAAACCGACCAACATGGCCGAGGTGTCGCTGACCTTTGAAAACACCAAAAACCTTCTGCCCACCGAATACACACATGTGACCATCACCAGACGGTACTATCGGTCAGGAGACAGCGAATACCTGCTCAACGGCATTGCTTGCCGCCTAAAAGACATCAACAACCTCTTCATGGACACGGGAATCCAGTCCAACAGTTATGCCATCATCGAACTCAAAATGATCGATGAACTGCTGAATGACAAGAACAATTCCCGTCGGGACCTCTTTGAGGAGGCGGCCGGTATCTCCAAATTCAAAACCCGCAAAAAAGAAACCCTTAAGAAGCTGGATGACACAGATGCTGACCTGGACCGGGTGGAAGATCTATTATATGAAATCGAAAAAAACCTAAAATCCCTGGAAAAGCAGGCCAAGCAAGCGGCAAAATATTTTGAAATCAAAAAGTCCTATAAAGCTTCCAGTATTGCGCTGGCCAAGAAAAGTGTCAAAACCCATACCGATAACCTGATCAATACGAATGAAAAGATCACGGCAGAAAACGACCGTAAACTTCAGATAAACAACGAAATCACCACAAAAGAGGCAGAGCTCGAAAAATTCAAATCCGACCTCATCCATAAAGAAAAGCTTCTTTCCACTCGCCAAAAGACCTTAAACGAGCACGTAAACAAGATCAGGCAATTTGAAAGTGAAAAGAAGATCAAAAACGAGCGGCTCCGTTTCTTGGAGGATCGAGCCCTAAAACTCCGGGAACAAATCGACCAAGACCGTAAGTCCAACGACCGTGCGGGCTTCAGCATCCGCTCACTCGAACAAGAAAAAGAAGTCGCTGAAAAGCTTCTTGCCGAGAAAGAACTGACTGTTCAGGGGCTCAAAGAAGAATACGAGGAACAAAAATCTGCCCATGCCATTCAGCAGGAACGTCAAAAAGTTCTGAGCAAAGATTATGCATCCCGAAAAGACACGATCTACCAACTCAGCAAAGAACTGGAGATCAAACAAATACAGCTATCATCTCTAAAACAGGAGCTCGAAAAAACGGCCTCTGATGACGATAGCCAAGAAGCGAACCTGGCATCATTTGAAGAAAGGATGGTGCTGCTCAAAGATGAACTGGACGCAAAAACCGACCAGCTCCAAAGGTTAAAATCACAAGAAGAAGATCAAAATCAGAAGATCGAAGATGCCAATCGCACGATTGAGCTGATCCGTGAAGAGGTCACCCAGCTAGGCAGAAAACTGGACGCCAAGCAAAACGAATTTAACCTGACCAAATCCTTGGTAGAGAACTTGGAAGGTTTTCCGGAAGCCATCAAATTTCTCAAGAAAAAATCAAGCTGGGGCAAGGACACTCCGCTGCTTTCCGACATTCTCACCACCAGTGAAAATTACCGTGTAGCCATCGAAAACTACCTCGAAAGCTACATGAACTATTACGTGGTGGAGACAGAAGCGCAGGCCATTGCTGCGGTAAACTTGCTGAGTGATGCTGCCCGGGGAAAAGCCAATTTCTTTGTTTTAGAGCACTTTGAGCGCTTCAGACCAGCTCAAAACAAGCTTTTCGCCAATGCCATTGCGGCAACGGAAATCATTGAGTTTGACGAAAAATACAGCAAACTGATCAGCTATATCCTTGATGACGTCTATATCGTCAGAGGAGAAATCACCGATATCCCCCAGGACAATGACGCCATTTTCATTACGGAGAGTGGCAAGTTTACCAAGCGTAAATTCAGCATTTCGGGGGGATCAGTTGGGCTTTTTGAAGGGAAACGAATCGGACGGGCCAAAAACCTGGAGAAGCTGGAAGTGGAGATAAAGGAACTTCATAAAAAAGTAAGTGCCGCCCGGTCAAACCTTGACAAGAACGTCAGCGACCTGATGAAGCTTAAAGAGGTTTCCTACAAAAAGGACATAGAAAACCTCCAAAGTGAAATCAGCGAGGTCAACCAGCAATATATCTCCATCAAAACCAAAAAAGAGCAGCTGGCAGAAATGCTTTCTACCAATGCCAATAAGCGGGAAGACATTTTGGAGAAAATAGAAAGCCTCAGCGCAGAAGTGGATGAAATAGGCCCAAAACTGCAAGAAGCCAAAGATGGGTTTGACGGAATGGAAGAAGAACTGGAAATCATGAACGACCACTTGCTCCAGGAGGAGGAAAGTCTCGCCGTCCGTTCCAGCAATTATAACCAAGAAAACATCCAGTACCATCAGCACCTGAACAAAGTCAACAGCTTGGAACAAGAGATTTCCTTTAAGAAAACGGCATTTGAAAACAGCAAGGACCGTATCGAAAAATCGCAGGGAGAGCTCAGCAGCATTGATCAAGAAATCAAAGGCCTGCTGGACAACAATGAAATCAAGGACGATGAGCTGATCGAACTCTACACTGAAAAGGAAGCCATCGAAACGGGTGTAACCGAAGCAGAAAAAAATTACTATGCTTCCCGCGGAGATATTGACGAGATGGAAAAGGGCATACGAGCCATTTCCAAACAAAAAGAGGGCATCGACACGATCATCATGGAGCTCCAAAACGCCCTAAATGAAATCAAACTCAAGCTTTCCAGCATGAAAGAACGGTTGAGTGTAGAGTTTGAAATAGACTTGGATGCCCTAATGGAAGAAGATCCCGAAGTGGACGAGGCCTATCAGGAAAAATCTACCGAACAAATTCGTGAGGAAGTCAGCAAGGCCAAGCAAAAGCTGGAGAAAATCGGCCCGATCAACCCGATGGCCATGGAGGCTTATGATGAGATCAAAGAACGCCATGTTTTTATCACCAGTCAAAAAGAAGACCTGACCAAGGCCAAGAATTCCTTAATGGACACCATCAAGGAAATTGACACCGTGGCCAAAGAAACCTTTTTGGAGGCCTTTGAACAGATCAAGACGAACTTTATCAAAGTATTCAGGAGCCTCTTTACTGCAGAAGATGACTGCGACCTGAAGCTGACCGATCCGGACAATCCCCTGGAAAGCACCATTGAGATCATGGCCAAACCCAAGGGAAAAAGGCCGCTCACCATTAACCAGCTTTCAGGTGGGGAAAAGACCTTGACGGCCACTTCCCTACTCTTTTCCATTTACCTGCTGAAGCCTGCACCATTTTGTATCTTTGACGAGGTGGATGCTCCGCTGGACGATGCCAACATCGACAAATTCAACCAAATCATCCAAAAATTCTCCCACGAATCCCAGTTCATCATCGTCACCCATAACAAGCGCACGATGGCAAGCACCGACATCATCTATGGCATCACCATGATCGAGGCGGGTGTCTCCCGCGTGGTTCCGGTGGATCTGAGGGAATTGGAAGATATTATTGAAGATTAG
- a CDS encoding B12-binding domain-containing radical SAM protein, whose translation MSTKVLFITPPFTQLNTPYPATAYLKGYLNTLGVSSHQADLGLEVMLRLFSREGLSQAFELAEEQGLDYSDNVQRMIRMKPAYLQTIETVIDFLQDKNPTLAYHIAEGNFLPQAERFSQLDDVDWAFGSMGLRDKARYLSTLYLEDLGDLITEAIDPHFGFSRYAEQLGMSASTFDGMEAALQEPVSLIDALLLEVLEEKIRAFDPASVALSIPFPGNLYGGLRCGQYLKARYPGLKVWMGGGYPNTELRTLKDPRIFDYVDFITLDDGEAPVRLLLEHLDGHRTLKELKRTFVRVDGEVRQFNNPSVKDVAQRDVGTPDYADLPLGDYLSVIEVANPMHRLWSDGRWNKLTLAHGCYWGKCTFCDISLDYIGRYEPITAAMLCDRIEEIMAKTGTNGFHFVDEAAPPALMRDLALEILRRGLIVVWWTNIRFESNFTADLCRLLRASGCIAISGGLEVASDRLLGLIKKGVTVAQVARVTHHLTQSGIMVHAYLMYGYPTQTAQETVDSLEMVRQLFEEGVLQSGFWHRFAMTAHSPVGLNPAAFGVQRTDLSLAPFANNEVEYEDPLGVDHAAFSEGLRKSLFNYMHGIGFDMPLDKWFDFEIPATTIPENYIRQQLLEEPPLAYKKHQRIVWIGAQPDLQDAEEEGFVELVFSGKKEDFAMELPLEFGEWVAGLLTQVSYDQPLNRLQVIWEDYEATMGDFEDLVESEVWEILREQGLLIF comes from the coding sequence TTGTCAACAAAAGTATTATTCATCACCCCGCCATTTACACAGCTCAATACGCCTTATCCTGCTACGGCCTATTTGAAAGGATATTTGAACACCCTTGGGGTTTCCTCGCATCAGGCGGATTTGGGGTTGGAGGTAATGCTTCGGTTGTTTTCTCGCGAGGGATTGTCACAAGCATTTGAATTGGCGGAGGAGCAAGGGCTGGATTATTCCGATAATGTGCAGCGGATGATCAGGATGAAACCGGCTTATTTGCAAACCATCGAGACGGTGATCGATTTTCTGCAGGATAAGAACCCTACGCTGGCCTATCATATTGCTGAGGGAAATTTTCTTCCCCAAGCGGAAAGGTTTTCCCAATTGGATGATGTGGACTGGGCTTTTGGAAGCATGGGCTTGCGGGACAAGGCCCGCTATTTGTCTACATTGTACCTGGAGGATTTGGGGGATTTGATCACAGAGGCCATTGATCCGCACTTTGGTTTTAGCCGCTATGCGGAGCAATTGGGCATGTCGGCCAGTACCTTTGATGGGATGGAGGCTGCATTGCAAGAGCCGGTGAGCTTGATTGATGCGTTGCTTTTGGAGGTTTTGGAGGAAAAAATACGAGCATTCGATCCTGCGTCTGTGGCCTTGTCCATTCCTTTTCCTGGGAATCTTTATGGAGGACTCAGGTGTGGGCAGTACCTAAAAGCCCGCTATCCAGGTCTCAAGGTCTGGATGGGAGGAGGCTATCCCAACACAGAGCTCCGGACATTAAAGGATCCGAGGATCTTTGACTACGTGGATTTTATTACCTTGGATGATGGAGAAGCTCCTGTTCGGCTGCTTCTGGAGCACCTTGACGGTCACCGTACACTGAAGGAATTAAAGCGGACATTTGTTCGGGTGGATGGAGAAGTGCGGCAGTTTAATAATCCTTCCGTCAAGGATGTGGCGCAGCGGGATGTCGGCACCCCTGATTATGCTGATTTGCCCTTGGGGGATTATCTTTCGGTGATTGAGGTGGCCAATCCCATGCACCGGTTGTGGAGTGATGGTAGATGGAACAAGCTGACTTTGGCACATGGCTGCTACTGGGGGAAATGTACTTTTTGCGACATTTCTTTGGATTACATTGGACGTTATGAGCCCATTACGGCCGCTATGCTGTGTGATCGGATTGAGGAAATCATGGCCAAGACCGGTACCAATGGCTTCCACTTTGTGGATGAAGCAGCGCCTCCCGCTTTGATGCGGGACTTGGCACTTGAGATTTTACGTCGGGGGTTGATAGTGGTATGGTGGACCAACATCCGTTTTGAGAGTAATTTTACTGCAGACCTTTGCCGGTTATTGCGGGCTTCCGGCTGTATTGCCATTTCCGGAGGATTGGAAGTGGCGTCAGATCGTTTGCTGGGATTGATCAAGAAGGGCGTGACGGTGGCGCAGGTGGCCCGTGTAACTCACCACCTCACCCAATCGGGCATCATGGTGCATGCTTACTTGATGTATGGCTATCCCACGCAGACAGCACAAGAAACCGTGGATTCGTTGGAAATGGTTCGGCAGTTATTTGAAGAAGGGGTGTTACAATCCGGTTTTTGGCACCGGTTTGCGATGACGGCCCATAGCCCCGTGGGGCTAAATCCGGCGGCATTCGGCGTACAACGTACTGACCTTAGCTTGGCACCCTTTGCCAATAATGAGGTGGAGTATGAAGATCCCTTGGGGGTGGACCATGCGGCTTTTTCCGAAGGACTTCGAAAATCCTTGTTTAATTACATGCACGGGATAGGTTTTGACATGCCATTGGATAAATGGTTTGATTTTGAAATTCCTGCCACTACCATTCCTGAAAATTATATCCGGCAGCAATTGCTGGAGGAGCCGCCCTTGGCCTATAAAAAGCACCAGCGGATTGTTTGGATAGGAGCACAGCCGGACTTGCAGGATGCAGAAGAGGAAGGGTTTGTGGAATTGGTGTTTTCGGGCAAAAAGGAGGATTTTGCCATGGAGTTGCCATTGGAGTTTGGTGAGTGGGTGGCTGGCCTTTTGACGCAGGTTTCCTATGATCAACCATTAAACCGTCTTCAGGTGATTTGGGAGGACTACGAAGCGACCATGGGGGACTTTGAGGATTTGGTGGAATCTGAGGTTTGGGAGATTTTAAGGGAACAAGGATTGCTGATTTTTTGA
- a CDS encoding DsbA family oxidoreductase, with translation MKIEIWSDIMCPFCYIGKRRLEAALAEFPHKDDVEVVWKSFLLNPDMKTDLDKSIAQYLAETKGWTVEQAEEAGNQVTEMAKEDGLEYHFDKVVVANGRVAHRLLQYAKTEGKGDAMKERLFKAYFTEGAHTADPDTLVKLAVEVGLDASKARESLDSKEFDLLVTQDIYESHQLGVRGVPFFVLNEKYGVSGAQPKETFAQALETSWKDYAQEKPTVQDLSGDGDGAACDVDGNC, from the coding sequence ATGAAAATAGAGATTTGGTCGGACATCATGTGTCCTTTTTGTTATATCGGTAAGAGGAGGTTGGAAGCCGCTTTGGCAGAATTTCCCCATAAGGACGACGTGGAGGTGGTTTGGAAGAGCTTTTTACTAAATCCGGACATGAAAACGGATCTTGATAAGAGCATTGCCCAATACCTTGCCGAAACCAAAGGCTGGACAGTGGAGCAGGCCGAAGAAGCCGGAAATCAAGTGACCGAAATGGCCAAGGAAGATGGTTTGGAATATCATTTTGACAAAGTGGTCGTCGCCAATGGCCGGGTGGCCCATCGGTTATTGCAGTATGCCAAGACTGAGGGGAAAGGTGATGCCATGAAGGAAAGGCTTTTTAAGGCTTATTTTACTGAGGGAGCCCATACGGCAGATCCAGACACTTTGGTGAAACTGGCTGTGGAAGTAGGATTAGATGCAAGTAAAGCAAGGGAATCACTGGACTCCAAGGAGTTTGACCTTTTGGTGACCCAAGACATATATGAATCCCATCAGCTTGGGGTCAGGGGAGTGCCCTTCTTTGTGTTGAATGAAAAATATGGTGTTTCCGGCGCTCAGCCAAAAGAGACTTTTGCCCAGGCCTTGGAGACTTCATGGAAGGACTATGCCCAAGAAAAGCCAACTGTCCAGGATTTAAGTGGCGATGGTGACGGAGCGGCCTGTGATGTAGATGGAAATTGCTAG
- a CDS encoding Fic family protein: MKEYFNVAYTFESNRIEGNTLTLQETHLVINEGITIGGKSMREHLEAINHAEAVAYLEELVGKKGDIYNRTLLELHYLILKGIDRENAGRYRSVPVRIAGSKHVPPQPYLVDKMMEDYFTHYQAQRKILHPVILAAEMHERLVSIHPFVDGNGRTSRLIMNLVLVGNGYTIANLKGDQASRLSYYRALEAVQVHNDPAPFYHLVADAVLDSLEQHLEMV, translated from the coding sequence ATGAAAGAATATTTTAACGTGGCCTATACTTTTGAGAGCAATCGTATCGAAGGCAATACCCTGACCCTTCAAGAGACCCATCTGGTGATCAATGAAGGCATTACCATTGGCGGGAAATCCATGCGAGAGCACTTGGAAGCCATCAATCACGCGGAGGCAGTGGCCTACTTGGAAGAGTTGGTGGGGAAAAAGGGTGATATTTATAATCGTACGTTACTTGAGCTCCATTATTTGATTTTGAAAGGAATCGATAGGGAGAATGCAGGGCGTTACCGTTCGGTTCCTGTGAGGATCGCTGGGAGCAAGCATGTGCCACCTCAGCCTTATTTGGTGGATAAAATGATGGAGGATTACTTTACACATTACCAAGCGCAAAGGAAAATCCTTCATCCGGTGATCCTGGCAGCAGAGATGCATGAACGGTTGGTGAGTATTCACCCTTTTGTGGATGGTAATGGCCGGACGAGTCGTCTGATCATGAACTTGGTATTGGTCGGGAATGGCTATACCATTGCCAACCTAAAGGGAGACCAGGCTTCAAGGTTGTCCTATTACAGGGCCTTAGAGGCTGTACAGGTGCATAATGACCCTGCGCCATTTTACCATTTGGTCGCAGATGCCGTATTGGATTCCTTGGAGCAGCATTTGGAGATGGTTTGA
- a CDS encoding helix-turn-helix domain-containing protein, with protein MKKLGRHLYAARKSKGLTLSGAVKETGVDAGLISKFEHGKRLPSLANLTAFAQAYQLSFPELKKLWLAEKVVDLVQYEADAAEILALAESRVEYLAGEKALKMDKIPSAVQEKLSKIDTLKAKWGK; from the coding sequence ATGAAAAAGCTAGGGAGACATCTGTATGCTGCACGTAAGTCCAAGGGGCTTACTTTAAGCGGAGCTGTTAAAGAGACAGGCGTGGATGCGGGTTTGATCAGCAAATTCGAGCATGGGAAGCGTTTGCCTTCCTTAGCGAACCTGACAGCATTTGCTCAGGCCTATCAGCTATCATTCCCTGAATTAAAAAAGCTTTGGTTGGCAGAGAAGGTGGTGGATTTGGTGCAATACGAAGCCGATGCTGCCGAGATTTTAGCCTTGGCAGAAAGCAGGGTGGAGTATTTGGCTGGAGAGAAAGCCCTTAAAATGGATAAGATCCCATCTGCCGTTCAAGAGAAGCTTTCCAAGATCGATACCCTTAAAGCTAAATGGGGAAAGTAG
- a CDS encoding GNAT family N-acetyltransferase, whose translation MTKSQFIIQTAGVQHCKYAETIVDEMALSAKARGTGIAKRSPDYIIQKMMEGKAVIALSKEGEWAGFCYIEAWGHGKFVANSGLIVSPNFRKSGLAREIKKAVFKLSRSKFPHAKIFGLTTGAAVMKINSELGYVPVSYSDLTDDEEFWKGCQSCVNYEILKSKNRQNCLCTAMLYVPKDQKKKEVAMKKDFGKNLNLFERLVRMKRAVFTGIKKKTIKTFELI comes from the coding sequence ATGACAAAAAGTCAATTTATCATTCAAACTGCGGGAGTACAGCACTGTAAATACGCAGAAACCATCGTGGATGAAATGGCCCTTTCGGCCAAAGCACGTGGTACCGGTATTGCCAAAAGATCTCCCGACTACATCATCCAAAAAATGATGGAGGGAAAAGCCGTCATCGCGCTTTCCAAGGAAGGAGAATGGGCTGGTTTTTGCTATATTGAAGCCTGGGGCCATGGAAAGTTCGTAGCCAACTCTGGCCTTATCGTATCCCCGAATTTCCGAAAATCAGGATTAGCCAGGGAAATCAAAAAAGCGGTATTTAAGCTCAGCCGCTCCAAATTCCCCCATGCCAAAATCTTTGGCCTCACCACTGGGGCCGCGGTGATGAAAATCAACTCTGAGCTGGGATATGTCCCCGTAAGCTACTCTGACCTGACCGATGATGAGGAATTCTGGAAAGGCTGCCAAAGCTGCGTCAATTACGAGATCCTAAAAAGCAAAAACCGTCAAAACTGCCTTTGCACCGCCATGCTTTACGTCCCCAAGGACCAAAAGAAAAAAGAAGTGGCCATGAAAAAGGATTTTGGCAAAAACCTTAACCTGTTCGAACGACTGGTACGCATGAAACGTGCAGTCTTTACAGGTATAAAAAAAAAGACAATAAAGACCTTTGAATTAATATAA
- the argG gene encoding argininosuccinate synthase, giving the protein MKKVVLAYSGGLDTTFCAIHLSQEKGYEVHAVLVNTGGFSEEELKTTEERAGKLGIASFKVLDVTQTYYNEVIKYLIFGNVLKNQTYPLSVSAERILQAKALAEYAKQIGAKAVAHGSTGAGNDQVRFDMIFQTILPEAEIITPIRDLQLSREAEIEFLKKHGVEMNFEKAKYSINKGIWGTSVGGKETLTSGDTLPEEAYPTQLTKETPTQISLQFEAGELVGVNGQKFSNPVDAILKVQALADPYAIGRDIHVGDTIIGIKGRVGFEAAAPLIIIKAHQLLEKHTLTKWQTFWKNQLSEFYGNHLHEGHYLDPVMRNLEAFLADTQQFVSGEVKVALKPYQFQLIGIDSPHDLMSAKFGSYGEMNKGYTAEDVKGFTKILGNQTAIYHKVNQTLDND; this is encoded by the coding sequence ATGAAAAAAGTTGTTTTAGCATACAGCGGTGGTTTGGACACCACTTTTTGCGCCATTCACCTTTCCCAAGAAAAAGGCTATGAAGTTCATGCCGTACTGGTCAATACTGGTGGATTCAGTGAAGAAGAGCTTAAAACTACCGAAGAAAGGGCCGGAAAATTAGGCATTGCCTCCTTTAAGGTGTTGGACGTTACCCAGACCTACTACAATGAGGTGATCAAATACCTGATCTTTGGCAATGTGCTAAAAAACCAAACATATCCCCTTTCAGTAAGTGCTGAGAGAATTCTCCAAGCAAAAGCCTTGGCCGAATACGCAAAACAAATAGGGGCCAAAGCCGTGGCACACGGAAGTACTGGAGCTGGAAACGACCAAGTCCGTTTTGACATGATCTTCCAGACCATTCTTCCAGAGGCAGAGATCATCACCCCTATCCGCGACCTCCAGCTAAGCCGAGAAGCGGAAATCGAATTCCTTAAAAAGCATGGCGTGGAGATGAATTTTGAAAAAGCAAAATACTCCATCAACAAAGGAATTTGGGGCACTTCTGTGGGCGGTAAGGAAACCCTTACCTCTGGAGACACACTTCCTGAAGAAGCTTACCCTACCCAGCTGACCAAGGAAACGCCTACTCAAATCAGCCTTCAGTTTGAAGCTGGAGAACTAGTGGGTGTAAACGGTCAAAAATTCAGCAATCCCGTGGATGCCATCCTAAAAGTCCAAGCCTTGGCAGACCCTTACGCCATCGGCCGTGACATCCATGTGGGGGACACCATCATCGGCATTAAAGGCCGTGTGGGCTTTGAAGCAGCGGCGCCTTTGATCATCATCAAAGCACACCAACTGCTGGAGAAGCACACCCTCACCAAATGGCAAACCTTCTGGAAAAACCAATTGTCGGAATTCTACGGAAACCACCTGCACGAAGGCCATTACCTGGATCCCGTGATGAGAAATTTAGAAGCCTTTTTGGCAGACACTCAGCAGTTCGTTTCTGGAGAAGTAAAAGTTGCCTTAAAACCTTACCAATTCCAATTGATCGGGATCGATTCTCCACATGATCTCATGTCAGCTAAATTTGGCAGCTACGGGGAAATGAACAAAGGCTATACCGCTGAAGATGTAAAAGGCTTCACCAAAATCCTTGGGAACCAAACGGCTATTTACCACAAAGTGAACCAAACCTTAGACAATGACTAA